A genomic segment from Dechloromonas denitrificans encodes:
- a CDS encoding IS4 family transposase — protein MLSSQLSITTDVMPTIGFDRLAAHLPYEWIEQALSAHGVASVRRRRLPAEQVVWLVIALALFRRQSMEEVLSTLDLALPDTRIEAVCKSAITQARARLGQAPLQWLFEQTAQAWCAQEKVANQWKGLSLWAVDGTTFRVPDSPENREFFGAQRYASGKVASYPQVRAVSLTALPTHLVSAIEFGQYGQNEMLYAKALIGRIEDHSLTVFDKGFVSAEILLGLSAAGTERHYLIPAKSNTQYEVLSGTPEDCRVRLRISPQARVKAPDLPEAWEARAIRVESANGQSRVLLTSLFDRRRIKAQDLADCYRRRWEIETSYRELKQSMLGEALTLRSRLPEGVNQEIWGALIAYNLIRLEIAKAATEARVAPTDLSFLRALHIIQHELIWAAGMSPGKLPSHLARLRLQLQMAIVEKRRGRKCPRVVKARPARYAVRHLKEP, from the coding sequence ATGTTGTCCAGCCAGCTCTCCATTACGACAGATGTCATGCCGACGATCGGATTCGATCGTCTGGCGGCTCATTTGCCGTATGAGTGGATTGAGCAGGCGCTCAGCGCGCATGGGGTGGCGAGTGTTCGCCGCCGTCGTTTGCCGGCGGAGCAAGTGGTCTGGCTGGTGATCGCCCTGGCGTTGTTTCGTCGCCAGTCGATGGAAGAAGTACTCAGCACCCTGGATCTGGCCTTGCCCGACACCCGAATCGAGGCGGTCTGCAAGAGTGCGATCACGCAGGCGCGGGCTCGCCTTGGCCAAGCCCCGCTGCAATGGTTGTTCGAGCAAACGGCCCAAGCCTGGTGCGCACAGGAGAAGGTCGCGAATCAGTGGAAGGGACTTTCGCTATGGGCGGTCGATGGCACCACCTTTCGGGTGCCGGACAGCCCCGAGAACCGCGAATTCTTTGGTGCCCAACGCTACGCCAGCGGCAAAGTGGCCTCCTATCCTCAGGTGCGTGCCGTCAGCCTGACGGCACTGCCCACCCATCTGGTCTCGGCCATCGAGTTTGGCCAATACGGCCAGAACGAAATGCTTTACGCCAAGGCGCTGATCGGTCGGATCGAGGACCATTCCCTGACCGTCTTCGACAAGGGCTTTGTTTCTGCGGAAATATTGTTGGGCTTGAGTGCTGCGGGCACCGAGCGGCATTACCTGATCCCCGCCAAGTCCAACACGCAATACGAAGTCCTGTCGGGAACGCCCGAGGATTGTCGGGTTCGTTTGCGTATATCTCCTCAAGCGCGCGTCAAGGCCCCTGATCTGCCCGAGGCCTGGGAGGCCCGTGCCATTCGAGTCGAGTCGGCCAATGGTCAAAGCCGGGTACTGCTGACCTCATTGTTCGATCGCCGCCGCATCAAAGCGCAGGATCTGGCGGACTGCTATCGCCGGCGCTGGGAAATTGAAACCAGCTACCGCGAGCTCAAGCAATCGATGCTGGGCGAAGCGCTGACCTTGCGCTCGCGTTTGCCCGAAGGGGTCAATCAGGAAATCTGGGGGGCCTTAATTGCCTACAACCTGATCAGACTTGAAATCGCCAAGGCGGCCACTGAAGCGCGCGTCGCTCCGACCGATCTGAGCTTCCTGCGCGCACTGCACATCATCCAGCACGAACTGATCTGGGCGGCGGGAATGAGTCCGGGGAAACTGCCGTCCCATCTGGCGCGCCTGCGTTTGCAGTTGCAGATGGCTATCGTGGAAAAACGACGGGGGCGAAAATGCCCCCGTGTCGTCAAAGCCAGACCGGCTCGTTACGCCGTTCGTCACCTAAAAGAGCCTTAA
- a CDS encoding bacteriohemerythrin, translated as MSAVAPAFLPEALHIDIPEIDNQHAALFARLANLKALCIAANALPVVEAEALMLALRQHCATEERLATAAGLDFSLHAVKHGKMLKSIAKTLADVQAGKMDVFSLIRFVEYWFERHISEEDKNLGRHLQQAQAAQQ; from the coding sequence ATGTCCGCCGTCGCACCCGCTTTTCTGCCTGAAGCACTGCATATCGATATTCCGGAAATCGACAATCAGCACGCTGCGCTGTTTGCCCGCCTGGCTAATCTGAAGGCGCTGTGCATCGCAGCGAATGCCTTGCCGGTCGTCGAGGCCGAAGCTTTGATGCTGGCCTTGCGCCAACACTGTGCCACCGAGGAGCGTCTGGCGACTGCCGCCGGGCTGGATTTTTCGCTCCATGCCGTGAAGCATGGAAAAATGCTGAAGAGCATTGCCAAGACGTTGGCCGATGTACAGGCCGGGAAAATGGATGTGTTCAGCCTGATCCGCTTCGTCGAATACTGGTTCGAGCGCCATATTTCGGAAGAGGACAAGAATCTTGGCCGGCACCTGCAGCAAGCGCAGGCTGCCCAGCAGTAA
- the ppk1 gene encoding polyphosphate kinase 1: protein MTHPKLQPRFPADQYLNRELGLLAFNRRVLAQAQDERVPLLERLRFLCIVSSNMDEFFEIRMAGLKEQLKANAPGITTDGRTAQEAFRLVSAEAHAIVTDQYQHLNSVILPALAEQGIHFLRRSKWNEAQREWIRSYFIREMVPVLTPIGLDPSHPFPKVLNKSLNFAVELEGKDAFGRSSNAAIVQAPRVLPRVIRLPEELAGVEYGFVFLSSILHEFVGELFTGMTVLGCYQFRATRNSDLFVDEEEVTNLRTKLQGELPHRHFGDAVRLEIADNCSEAMTEFLLAQFGLKEQDLYRVVGPVNLVRLMQVPDWVDRPDMKFTPFVPGLPKAVGKGMNIFDSIRKNDILLHHPYQSFAPVIELLNQAAIDPQVVAIKMTVYRTGTDSVLMQSLIRAAQNGKEVTVVVELMARFDEEANIGWATKLEEVGAHVVYGVVGYKTHAKALLIVRREEGSLKRYAHLGTGNYHPRTARLYSDFGLMTANEEITHDVSEVFKQLTGLGKARTLKHLWQAPFTLQPNVVAGIRAEAETARAGGKARIVAKMNSLLEAEVIHELYEASKAGVEIELIIRGVCALRPGVPGLSENIRVRSIIGRFLEHHRVFYFYAGGQETVYLSSADWMERNFFKRIELAFPILDPKLKKRVITEGLKFYLADNQQGWDMNSQGTYQRRRSPRAKPHNAQGELMVTLGEI from the coding sequence TTTCCGGCTGATCAATACCTGAATCGCGAGCTTGGCCTGCTTGCCTTCAATCGCCGTGTTCTCGCCCAGGCCCAGGACGAACGTGTTCCCCTCCTTGAACGACTGCGCTTCCTTTGCATCGTTTCAAGCAATATGGATGAGTTTTTCGAGATCCGCATGGCCGGGCTGAAGGAACAACTCAAGGCCAACGCTCCCGGCATTACAACCGATGGCCGCACGGCACAGGAAGCTTTCCGGCTGGTTTCAGCCGAAGCCCATGCCATCGTGACCGATCAGTACCAGCATCTCAATTCGGTTATTCTTCCGGCACTGGCCGAACAGGGCATCCACTTCCTGCGCCGCTCCAAATGGAATGAAGCACAGCGCGAGTGGATCCGCAGCTACTTCATCCGCGAAATGGTGCCGGTACTCACGCCCATCGGGCTGGACCCGTCGCACCCCTTCCCGAAAGTACTCAACAAGAGTCTTAACTTTGCCGTCGAACTTGAGGGCAAGGATGCTTTCGGGCGTAGCTCGAATGCCGCAATCGTCCAGGCGCCGCGCGTCCTGCCACGCGTCATCCGCTTGCCGGAAGAACTGGCCGGGGTCGAATACGGTTTTGTTTTCCTGTCGTCCATTCTTCATGAATTTGTCGGCGAACTATTCACCGGCATGACCGTGCTCGGCTGTTATCAGTTCCGCGCGACGCGCAACTCCGACTTGTTTGTCGATGAAGAAGAAGTCACCAACCTGCGCACCAAGTTGCAGGGCGAATTGCCGCACCGTCACTTCGGCGATGCCGTGCGTCTCGAAATTGCCGACAACTGTTCGGAAGCGATGACCGAGTTCCTGCTCGCCCAGTTTGGCTTGAAAGAACAGGATCTTTACCGCGTCGTCGGGCCGGTCAACCTGGTTCGCCTGATGCAGGTGCCGGATTGGGTCGACCGCCCGGACATGAAATTCACCCCCTTCGTCCCCGGTCTGCCCAAGGCCGTCGGCAAGGGCATGAACATTTTTGACAGCATTCGCAAGAACGACATCCTGTTGCACCACCCTTACCAGTCTTTTGCCCCAGTCATTGAATTGCTCAACCAGGCAGCAATCGATCCGCAGGTTGTCGCGATCAAGATGACGGTCTATCGCACCGGTACCGATTCGGTGCTGATGCAATCGCTGATCCGTGCCGCCCAGAATGGCAAGGAAGTCACTGTCGTCGTCGAGCTGATGGCCCGCTTCGATGAAGAAGCCAATATCGGCTGGGCCACCAAGCTTGAGGAAGTCGGCGCTCATGTGGTCTATGGCGTTGTCGGCTACAAGACCCACGCCAAGGCGCTGCTCATCGTGCGCCGTGAGGAAGGCAGCCTGAAACGCTACGCCCATCTGGGGACGGGCAACTACCATCCGCGCACCGCCCGGCTCTACTCCGACTTCGGCCTGATGACGGCCAACGAGGAAATCACCCATGATGTCAGTGAAGTTTTCAAACAACTCACCGGCCTCGGCAAGGCGCGTACGCTGAAGCATCTGTGGCAAGCCCCCTTCACGCTGCAGCCCAACGTCGTGGCCGGCATCCGGGCCGAAGCCGAAACAGCGCGGGCCGGCGGCAAGGCTCGCATCGTCGCCAAGATGAATTCACTGCTCGAAGCCGAAGTCATCCATGAACTCTACGAAGCCTCGAAAGCCGGCGTCGAGATCGAACTGATCATTCGTGGCGTCTGCGCACTGCGCCCAGGTGTTCCCGGCTTGTCCGAGAACATTCGCGTCCGTTCGATCATCGGTCGATTCCTTGAACATCACCGGGTGTTCTATTTCTACGCCGGTGGCCAGGAAACGGTCTATCTTTCAAGTGCCGACTGGATGGAGCGCAATTTCTTCAAACGGATCGAACTGGCCTTCCCCATTCTCGACCCCAAGCTGAAAAAACGCGTCATCACTGAAGGTCTGAAATTCTACCTGGCCGACAACCAGCAAGGCTGGGACATGAACAGCCAGGGAACTTACCAGCGCCGTCGCTCTCCACGCGCCAAGCCACACAATGCGCAAGGCGAACTGATGGTGACACTGGGAGAAATCTAG
- a CDS encoding DEAD/DEAH box helicase: protein MTFASLGLIDPLLHTLERLDYKTPTPVQAQAIPAVLAGRDLMAAAQTGTGKTAGFALPLLHRLVSEGPPVNANSVRVLVLVPTRELAEQVHASFREYGEGLPLRTYAVYGGVSINPQMMALRRGVDVLVATPGRLLDLHRQNAVKFTQVQALVLDEADRMLDLGFANELNAVFAGLPKRRQTLLFSATFSDEIRAMAAKLLDKPLSIEVSPRNTTVKSVKQWVVPVDKKRKSELFCHLLKKRRWGQVLVFVKTRKGVEQLVETLMAMKISADSIHGDKPQASRQRALDSFKVGEVKILVATDVAARGLDIDDLPQVVNFDLPIVAEDYIHRIGRTGRAGASGEAISLVCADEVNLLSAIETLTKQTLVRHEEPGFEPDHRVPMTNGAGQVLKKPKKPKVPKASGKGVPSNWVGFDDQPAGRGRRGQARNAAAPAGRKPAAKPRGR, encoded by the coding sequence ATGACTTTTGCTTCACTCGGTCTGATCGACCCGCTTCTCCATACGCTCGAAAGACTCGACTACAAAACGCCGACACCGGTTCAGGCCCAGGCCATCCCGGCGGTGCTTGCCGGCCGCGACTTGATGGCCGCAGCCCAGACCGGGACGGGTAAAACCGCTGGTTTTGCGCTGCCGTTATTGCATCGTCTAGTCAGCGAAGGTCCGCCGGTCAATGCCAATTCCGTGCGCGTTCTGGTGCTCGTGCCGACCCGCGAACTGGCCGAACAGGTTCATGCCAGTTTCCGCGAATATGGCGAAGGCTTGCCGCTGCGGACTTACGCGGTCTACGGTGGGGTCAGCATCAATCCGCAGATGATGGCGTTGCGGCGCGGGGTCGATGTGCTGGTCGCGACGCCGGGTCGTCTGCTTGACCTGCATCGCCAGAATGCCGTGAAATTTACCCAGGTGCAGGCCTTGGTGCTGGATGAAGCCGACCGCATGCTCGATCTCGGTTTTGCCAATGAATTGAACGCCGTGTTCGCCGGCTTGCCGAAGCGCCGTCAGACGCTGCTGTTCTCGGCAACCTTTTCGGACGAAATCCGGGCAATGGCTGCCAAGCTGCTCGACAAGCCATTGAGCATCGAAGTCAGCCCGCGCAACACGACGGTCAAGAGCGTCAAGCAATGGGTTGTCCCGGTCGACAAGAAACGCAAGAGCGAATTGTTCTGCCATCTGCTCAAGAAAAGGCGTTGGGGGCAGGTGCTGGTTTTCGTCAAGACCCGCAAGGGCGTTGAGCAACTGGTTGAAACCCTGATGGCGATGAAGATCAGTGCCGACTCGATTCACGGCGACAAACCACAAGCCAGTCGCCAGCGCGCGCTGGACAGTTTCAAGGTCGGTGAAGTGAAGATTCTCGTTGCAACCGATGTGGCGGCCCGAGGGCTGGATATCGACGACTTGCCGCAGGTGGTCAATTTCGATCTGCCGATCGTTGCCGAAGACTATATTCATCGCATTGGCCGGACCGGTCGGGCCGGTGCCAGCGGCGAGGCAATTTCACTGGTCTGTGCCGATGAGGTCAATCTGCTGTCGGCGATCGAAACCCTGACCAAGCAGACGCTGGTGCGTCATGAAGAGCCGGGGTTTGAACCGGATCACCGTGTTCCGATGACCAATGGTGCCGGTCAGGTGCTGAAAAAACCCAAAAAACCGAAAGTGCCCAAAGCTTCCGGCAAAGGCGTGCCAAGCAACTGGGTTGGTTTTGACGATCAGCCAGCCGGGCGGGGGCGTCGTGGCCAGGCCAGGAATGCAGCCGCACCCGCCGGGCGCAAACCTGCGGCCAAACCGCGCGGACGTTGA